A genomic region of Raphanus sativus cultivar WK10039 chromosome 6, ASM80110v3, whole genome shotgun sequence contains the following coding sequences:
- the LOC108809541 gene encoding probable cyclic nucleotide-gated ion channel 14, producing the protein MEFKRDNTVRFYGEEKQTVEATTEKRQPLPMFKPPTTQFLKPELGIPTKKSHKTRLFKLPRFGGFKVFPENFEIERDKILDPGGDVVLQWNRVFLFWCLVALYVDPLFFFLSSVKNTGRSSCMTTDLKLGIVVTFFRTLADLFYVLHIFIKFRTAYVSRTSRVFGRGELVKDPKLIARRYLRSDFIVDLIACLPLPQIVSWFILPSIRSSHSDHTTNALVLIVLVQYIPRLYLIFPLSADIIKATGVVTTTAWAGAAYNLLQYMLASHILGAAWYLLSIERQATCWKAECHNELVPIRCVADFFDCGAVNREDRKNWQNVTVVFSNCDPSNNIRFTFGIFADALTKNVVSSPFLEKYLYCLWFGLQNLSSYGQNLDTSTSVLETMFAILVAIFGLVLFALLIGNMQTYLQSITVRLEEWRLKRRDTEEWMGHRQLPQNLRERVRRFVQYKWLATRGVDEETILHSLPADLRRDIQRHLCLDLVRRVPLFAQMDDQLLDAICERLVSSLSTQGNYIVREGDPVTEMLFIIRGKLESSTTNGGRTGFFNSITLKPGEFCGEELLAWALLPKSKVNLPSSTRTVRALEEVEAFALQAEDLKFVANQFRRLHSKKLQHTFRYYSHQWRTWAACFVQVAWRRYKRRMLAKSLSLAESYSSYEEEEALAAAAAEEIMSQQEERQCSTPSSRHHTSIGKPHFAATVLASRFAKNTRRASRKMKDVEVPMLPKPEEPDFSVDAD; encoded by the exons ATGGAGTTCAAAAGAGACAATACTGTCAG ATTCTACGGAGAAGAGAAACAAACCGTAGAAGCAACAACAGAGAAGCGTCAGCCATTGCCAATGTTCAAACCACCAACAACTCAATTTCTAAAACCAGAGTTAGGAATCCCAACAAAGAAGAGTCACAAAACCCGTCTCTTCAAACTCCCAAGATTCGGTGGATTCAAAGTGTTTCCCGAGAACTTCGAGATCGAGAGAGACAAGATTCTTGATCCTGGTGGCGACGTAGTGCTTCAATGGAACAGAGTTTTCCTCTTCTGGTGTCTCGTTGCTCTTTACGTCGACCCTTTGTTCTTCTTCCTGTCTTCGGTCAAAAACACCGGTCGGTCCTCGTGTATGACCACAGATTTGAAGCTCGGAATCGTAGTTACTTTCTTCAGAACATTAGCGGATCTCTTCTATGTCTTGCACATTTTCATCAAGTTCAGAACAGCTTATGTCTCTCGTACTTCAAGAGTGTTTGGTCGTGGAGAGCTTGTGAAAGATCCAAAGTTGATCGCTAGAAGATACTTGAGATCAGATTTCATCGTTGATCTCATCGCTTGTTTGCCTCTTCCTCAG ATTGTTAGTTGGTTTATCTTGCCATCAATCAGAAGCTCTCACTCAGATCATACAACAAATGCACTTGTCCTCATTGTTCTAGTTCAATACATTCCTAGGCTTTATCTTATTTTCCCTCTAAGCGCTGATATTATCAAAGCGACCGGAGTTGTTACAACCACCGCTTGGGCCGGTGCTGCTTACAACCTTCTTCAGTATATGCTCGCTAGTCAT ATTCTTGGTGCGGCGTGGTATCTACTGTCGATAGAGCGGCAAGCAACGTGTTGGAAAGCAGAATGTCATAACGAACTAGTTCCAATACGATGTGTTGCAGATTTCTTCGATTGTGGTGCAGTGAACCGAGAGGATAGGAAAAACTGGCAGAATGTAACTGTGGTCTTCAGCAACTGTGATCCTTCAAATAACATACGGTTCACTTTCGGCATTTTCGCGGATGCTCTCACTAAAAATGTAGTCTCGTCTCCCTTCTTGGAGAAATATTTGTATTGCTTATGGTTTGGCCTGCAGAATCTAAG TTCTTACGGACAGAATCTTGATACAAGCACCTCTGTTCTTGAGACCATGTTTGCTATCCTCGTGGCTATCTTTGGTCTGGTTTTGTTTGCTCTTTTAATCGGAAACAtgcag ACGTATTTGCAATCGATCACTGTGAGGCTAGAGGAATGGAGACTGAAGAGAAGAGACACAGAAGAATGGATGGGACATCGTCAGCTACCTCAGAACCTGAGAGAAAGAGTTAGACGTTTCGTTCAGTACAAATGGTTAGCTACTAGAGGAGTTGATGAAGAGACCATTCTTCATTCATTACCTGCAGATCTTCGAAGAGACATCCAAAGACATCTCTGTCTCGACCTTGTTCGTCGT GTACCGCTATTTGCACAAATGGATGATCAGTTACTAGACGCGATATGCGAACGTTTAGTGTCATCTCTAAGTACGCAAGGGAACTACATTGTACGGGAAGGTGATCCAGTGACGGAAATGCTCTTCATCATCCGCGGAAAGCTCGAAAGCTCGACGACCAACGGAGGCAGAACAGGATTCTTCAACTCAATCACGCTCAAACCAGGAGAGTTTTGCGGAGAAGAGCTTCTTGCATGGGCACTACTCCCAAAATCAAAAGTAAACCTACCTTCCTCGACGAGAACGGTGCGAGCTCTAGAAGAAGTCGAAGCCTTCGCATTACAAGCAGAGGATCTCAAGTTTGTGGCTAACCAGTTTAGACGTTTACATAGCAAGAAGCTGCAGCACACGTTCCGTTACTACTCTCACCAGTGGAGAACATGGGCTGCTTGCTTCGTACAGGTGGCTTGGAGACGGTATAAGAGGAGAATGTTGGCCAAGAGTCTTAGCTTGGCTGAGTCGTACTCTTCttacgaagaagaagaagctcttgCGGCTGCTGCCGCCGAGGAGATAATGAGTCAGCAAGAAGAGAGACAGTGCAGTACTCCGTCGTCGCGTCATCACACTTCTATTGGGAAACCGCATTTCGCTGCGACGGTGCTTGCTTCGAGGTTTGCTAAGAACACGAGGAGGGCTTCTCGTAAGATGAAGGATGTGGAAGTACCGATGCTTCCTAAACCGGAAGAACCGGATTTCTCTGTGGATGCAGATTAA
- the LOC108810643 gene encoding galactinol synthase 10 isoform X2 codes for MAPSEMNVERMGEDDMVATPNDGKMAYVTFLAGNQDYWMGVVGLAKGLRKVNSVYPLVVAILPDVPEEHRQILVAQGCIVREIEPVVPPENQAGYAMAYYVINYSKLRIWEFVEYEKMIYLDGDIQVFDNIDHLFDSPSGYLYAVRDCFCEGSWSKTPQYEIGYCQQSPEKVRWPVETYGPPPPMYFNAGMLVFEPNLLTYKDILEVVKVTTPTSFAEQPIPTTYNLVMAMLWRHPEHVDLDQIKVVHYCAKGSKPWRFTGAEEHMDREDIKMLVKKWWQIYDDSSLDYKNFVETELKLNPIITTLASKEPVGDCLTSLAPSAA; via the exons ATGGCGCCATCAGAGATGAATGTGGAGAGAATGGGAGAAGATGATATGGTGGCTACCCCAAACGATGGGAAAATGGCATACGTCACCTTTTTAGCCGGAAACCAAGACTATTGGATGGGTGTAGTTGGTCTAGCCAAAGGACTCCGTAAAGTGAACTCGGTTTATCCTCTCGTGGTGGCGATTCTTCCAGATGTGCCAGAAGAGCATCGTCAAATCTTGGTTGCTCAGGGTTGCATTGTCCGCGAGATCGAGCCAGTTGTTCCGCCAGAAAACCAAGCCGGTTATGCTATGGCTTATTACGTCATCAATTACTCTAAGCTTCGTATATGGGAG TTTGTGGAGTATGAAAAGATGATATATCTAGATGGAGACATACAAGTGTTTGATAACATTGATCATCTTTTTGATTCTCCTTCTGGCTACTTGTATGCCGTTAGAGACTGCTTTTGTGAGGGTAGTTGGTCCAAAACACCTCAATATGAAATTGGTTACTGCCAACAGTCACCAGAAAAGGTGAGATGGCCAGTGGAGACTTATGGTCCTCCCCCGCCAATGTACTTCAATGCTGGTATGTTGGTCTTTGAGCCAAACCTTCTCACTTACAAGGATATCCTTGAAGTTGTTAAAGTCACTACTCCAACTTCTTTTGCTGAACAG CCAATTCCCACCACCTACAACCTCGTAATGGCTATGCTTTGGCGTCATCCTGAACATGTTGACCTTGATCAAATCAAAGTTGTTCATTACTGCGCCAAa gGCTCAAAGCCTTGGAGATTCACTGGAGCTGAAGAGCATATGGATCGAGAAGATATCAAAATGTTGGTGAAAAAATGGTGGCAAATTTATGATGATTCGAGTTTGGATTACAAGAACTTTGTTGAGACTGAGTTAAAGCTTAACCCGATCATCACAACCCTAGCTTCCAAGGAACCAGTCGGTGATTGCCTTACCAGCCTTGCTCCCTCAGCCGCATAA
- the LOC108806149 gene encoding protein OXIDATIVE STRESS 3 LIKE 6, which produces MEVMVGSSFGIGMAACVRDRVGVSAQDKAVPPPALFMAGESGRGGSQIGLASRIGLSMSRSKSGEESSEDSSSSSIGEISENEEEEEDDAVSSHGEGGGALDSFSSSLEDSLPIKRGLSNHYVGKSKSFGNLMEASNIKAKDLEKVENPFNKKRRLIIANKLRSRGRSMSVSSFYTWQNPNSTPLLALQEPDKVDDNQTVSLFERRKMMMQSKKDLMAQTQSCFCLSSLQEEDDDVGSGDDNE; this is translated from the exons ATGGAGGTTATGGTGGGTTCATCGTTTGGGATCGGTATGGCGGCGTGCGTTAGGGATCGTGTCGGTGTTTCGGCGCAGGATAAGGCCGTACCGCCGCCGGCTCTGTTTATGGCGGGTGAATCGGGACGAGGTGGATCTCAGATCGGGCTTGCGAGCCGTATCGGGTTAAGTATGAGTCGTAGTAAATCAGGGGAGGAATCGTCGGAGGATAGCTCATCGTCGTCGATCGGAGAGATCAGCGAAaacgaagaggaggaggaagacgacGCCGTTTCGTCCCatggagaaggaggaggagcccTTGATTCGTTTAGTTCCTCTTTAGAAGACTCTCTACCAATTAA GAGAGGTTTATCGAACCATTACGTGGGTAAATCAAAATCTTTTGGGAATTTAATGGAAGCGAGCAACATCAAGGCGAAGGATCTGGAAAAAGTAGAAAACCCGTTTAATAAGAAGAGGAGGTTGATTATTGCTAATAAGCTGAGGAGCAGAGGAAGATCTATGTCAGTTTCCAGTTTCTACACTTGGCAAAACCCTAATTCTACGCCTTTACTTGCACTACAAGAACCCGATAAAGTGGATGATAATCAAACTGTTAGTTTGTTTgagaggaggaagatgatgatgcagAGTAAGAAAGATTTGATGGCTCAGACTCAAAGTTGTTTCTGTCTTAGTAGTTTGcaagaggaagatgatgatgttggTAGTGGTGATGATAATGAGTGA
- the LOC108805688 gene encoding probable xyloglucan glycosyltransferase 8 produces MAPPRFGFSDLWAKETRKGTPVVVKMENPNYSIVEVDEPDGSFRPMERTRGKNAKQVTWVLLLKAHKAVGCLAWLATAFWSLLGSVKSRLCFTNRLGSERLGRDRWLFSAIKLFLAASLSVLVFELVAYYRGWHYFDKSPNLHIPTSKLKIQSLFHLLYVGWLSLRADYIAPLVRALSKFCIVLFLVQSVDRLILCLGCFWIKFKKIKPRIIDGEAFASGDVEGGSGSEYPMVLVQIPMCNEREVYEQSISAVCQLNWPKDRMLIQVLDDSDDVSIQELIRAEVTKWSQKGVNIIYRHRLVRTGYKAGNLKSAMSCDYVEAYEFVAIFDADFQPNSDFLKLTVPHFKEKPELGLVQARWAFVNKDENLLTRLQNINLCFHFEVEQQVNGVFLNFFGFNGTAGVWRIKALEESGGWLERTTVEDMDIAVRAHLHGWKFIYLNDVKVLCEVPESYEAYKKQQHRWHSGPMQLFRLCLGAILTSKIAVWKKANLILLFFLLRKLILPFYSFTLFCVILPITMFVPEAELPVWVICYVPIFMSLLNILPAPKSFPFIVPYLLFENTMSVTKFNAMVSGLFQLGSSYEWIVTKKAGRSSESDLLGLADKKMPPSQLVRGVSDSELLEISQVEEQKKKQTVAVKKTNKIFHKELALAFLLLTAAVRSLLASQGVHFYFLLFQGLTFLLVGLDLIGEQMS; encoded by the exons atggctCCTCCAAGGTTCGGTTTTTCAGATTTGTGGGCGAAAGAAACGAGGAAAGGCACACCGGTTGTGGTGAAAATGGAGAACCCAAACTACTCCATCGTCGAAGTAGACGAACCAGACGGTTCGTTTAGACCAATGGAGAGGACCAGAGGCAAGAACGCTAAGCAAGTGACTTGGGTTCTGCTTCTCAAAGCTCACAAAGCCGTTGGCTGTCTCGCTTGGCTAGCCACAGCCTTCTGGTCCCTCCTCGGTTCGGTCAAGAGCCGTCTCTGTTTCACCAACCGGCTCGGCTCTGAGCGGCTTGGCAGAGACAGATGGCTTTTCTCAGCCATTAAGCTCTTCTTAGCTGCTTCCTTGTCGGTTCTTGTGTTTGAGTTAGTTGCTTACTACAGAGGATGGCATTACTTCGACAAGAGCCCTAACCTTCATATTCCGACAAGCAAACTTAAGATCCAGAGCTTGTTCCATCTGCTCTACGTTGGTTGGTTGAGCTTAAGAGCTGATTATATAGCTCCTCTTGTCAGAGCCCTCTCCAAGTTCTGCATTGTGCTGTTCCTTGTACAGTCTGTAGACCGTTTGATTCTTTGCTTGGGCTGTTTTTGGATCAAGTTCAAGAAGATTAAGCCGAGAATCATCGATGGAGAGGCTTTTGCAAGTGGTGATGTTGAAGGAGGATCAGGATCTGAGTATCCAATGGTTCTTGTTCAGATACCAATGTGTAATGAGAGAGAG GTGTATGAGCAATCTATATCTGCAGTGTGTCAGCTTAACTGGCCAAAAGATAGAATGCTGATTCAGGTTCTTGATGATTCGGACGATGTAAGCATCCAGGAGTTGATTAGAGCAGAGGTTACTAAATGGAGTCAAAAAGGTGTCAATATAATCTACAGGCATCGCTTGGTTAGAACCGGATACAAAGCTGGTAACCTCAAATCTGCAATGAGCTGTGATTACGTGGAAGCTTACGAGTTTGTTGCCATTTTCGATGCGGACTTCCAACCTAACTCTGACTTTCTCAAACTAACAGTTCCACATTTCAAG gagaAGCCAGAGTTAGGTCTGGTTCAGGCTAGGTGGGCGTTTGTGAACAAAGACGAGAACCTGCTGACTCGTCTCCAGAACATCAATCTGTGTTTTCATTTTGAGGTTGAGCAGCAAGTTAACGGTGTCTTCTTGAACTTCTTTGGGTTTAATGGAACTGCTGGAGTGTGGAGAATCAAAGCCCTTGAGGAATCTGGAGGCTGGCTTGAAAGGACAACCGTTGAGGATATGGACATAGCTGTCCGAGCTCATCTCCATGGATGGAAGTTCATATATCTCAATGATGTCAAG GTTCTTTGTGAAGTTCCTGAGTCATATGAAGCATACAAGAAGCAGCAACACCGATGGCACTCAGGTCCTATGCAGCTGTTTCGCTTGTGCCTTGGTGCAATCTTGACCTCTAAG ATTGCAGTGTGGAAGAAAGCAAATCTGATACTTCTTTTCTTCCTTCTAAGGAAGCTCATACTTCCTTTCTACTCCTTCACATTGTTCTGTGTGATCCTTCCAATCACCATGTTCGTTCCAGAGGCAGAGCTTCCCGTTTGGGTTATCTGCTATGTACCCATATTCATGTCGTTACTCAACATCCTTCCTGCTCCAAAGTCTTTCCCTTTCATCGTTCCTTACCTCTTGTTTGAGAACACAATGTCAGTCACCAAGTTCAACGCCATGGTGTCTGGACTTTTCCAACTCGGCAGCTCTTACGAATGGATTGTGACAAAGAAAGCAGGAAGATCATCGGAGTCTGATCTTTTGGGTCTCGCCGATAAAAAGATGCCACCGAGCCAGCTGGTTAGAGGAGTTTCAGACAGCGAGCTCTTGGAGATAAGCCAAGTTGAGgagcagaagaagaaacaaacagTTGCCGTGAAGAAAACCAATAAGATATTCCACAAAGAGCTGGCTCTGGCTTTTCTTTTGCTGACCGCAGCAGTTAGGAGTCTGTTGGCCTCGCAAGGTGTGCATTTCTACTTCCTGTTGTTCCAAGGCCTCACTTTTCTTCTTGTGGGACTTGATCTCATAGGCGAGCAGATGAGTTGA
- the LOC108806203 gene encoding B3 domain-containing protein REM13, with protein sequence MANSRLLLRPQFFHTLLPGSHTHLMIPEDFFSKYIEEEGGASVTAELKSDAADRTWKAKMTGRRLGQGWREFAVANNLRFGGVILVRYEGDMVFHVSNLGQNCCEIQDISPACGDKTLLKKRLYPRTQVDRCEEDDIELPRNKKVKMKSPEAEEPLSSDNSCFVALVTPSSLRTDKLFLPQHVTSSNGLTRKCRKIVLVDGREKSWTLDLSFNKSSDTFYMSRGWRNFCEENGQEPGGFFMFKLVGNGETPVLSLGLTESNNDTRYCAQASERESLSTEPSSKDEYIQGESSEEDCSSMDSLMEAGVSFSLCSADSTSDSEQEEYFKAIKKQSLFKDPSNIDNSSKDQNNKEENMSWERKKRGRDSTPSSLKQFVTLTITPSSVRQCRLGLLKSFTRDNDINKPGMITLLGRDGTRHQTRLVFDKVKRIMALEGGWKDFAEANGLKTGDSFTLKLIWEDTTPVLSLCPEECSFDRGQGGCSETNQKKSPPPIERSSCGKVIKERNNRENDSKEQTRSMEKEKNHVRGRDSTSSSKKQFVILKITPSCFIQCRLGLPAQFARENSMNKLRMIYLLGRDGRKWLSKVQQDKKGRVSLGNGWRDFAEANNLKSGDSFTMELIWEEETRMLRLSGAESSSSKAYVSTEPGSSSDSSSAIQNRSVTLTLTPEEVRACKLHLPSEFMKANGINRLGKITLLGENKREWSAYLLTRDGTVALGIGWDEFCEANGVSSGESFTLEFSKERNKTTPVLKFCSLETNKKVGKC encoded by the exons ATGGCGAACTCAAGGCTTCTTCTTCGCCCACAGTTCTTCCACACACTACTTCCCGGCTCTCACACTCACCTC ATGATTCCTGAAGACTTCTTCTCCAAGTACATTGAGGAGGAAGGAGGAGCAAGCGTGACGGCGGAGTTGAAATCCGACGCGGCGGATAGAACATGGAAAGCGAAGATGACTGGCCGGAGACTCGGTCAGGGCTGGAGAGAGTTCGCCGTTGCTAATAATCTCCGTTTCGGCGGCGTCATTCTTGTTAGATACGAAGGAGATATGGTCTTCCATGTTTCGAATTTAGGTCAAAATTGCTGTGAGATTCAAGACATTTCGCCTGCATGTGGTg ATAAAACTTTGTTGAAGAAGCGTCTGTATCCAAGAACACAAGTAGATAGATGTGAGGAGGATGACATTG AGCTTCCCAGAAACAAGAAAGTGAAGATGAAAAGTCCAGAAGCAGAAGAACCACTTTCTTCAGATAACTCCTGCTTTGTGGCTCTTGTCACGCCTTCTAGTCTACGCACAGATAAACTG TTTCTTCCACAACATGTTACAAGCTCAAATGGTCTTACAAGAAAATGCCGCAAGATTGTTTTAGTAGATGGAAGGGAAAAATCATGGACATTGGATCTGAGCTTCAACAAATCATCCGATACTTTTTACATGAGCCGAGGTTGGAGGAATTTCTGTGAAGAAAACGGCCAAGAACCAGGAGGCTTCTTTATGTTTAAACTAGTGGGAAACGGTGAAACTCCTGTGCTCAGTCTCGGCCTTACAGAATCTAATAATGATACAAGGTACTGTGCGCAAGCGAGCGAGAGGGAATCTCTTTCCACAGAACCTAGCAGCAAAGATGAATACATACAAGGCGAGAGCAGTGAAGAGGATTGCAGCTCAATGGATTCGTTGATGGAGGCCGGCGTTTCGTTTAGTTTGTGCTCTGCAGATTCTACCAGTGATAGTGAGCAAGAAGAGTATTTCAAAGCTATCAAGAAACAATCTCTTTTCAAAGATCCTAGCAACATAGACAATAGCAGCAAAGATCAGAATAATAAAGAAGAGAACATGTCAtgggagagaaagaagagaggaagagattcAACTCCATCGAGCCTAAAACAATTTGTGACATTAACGATTACACCTTCCAGTGTCAGACAATGTAGACTG GGTCTTTTAAAAAGTTTCACGAGGGACAATGACATCAACAAGCCTGGGATGATTACTCTGTTGGGCAGAGACGGTACTAGGCATCAGACTCGATTGGTGTTCGACAAAGTAAAAAGAATCATGGCTTTGGAAGGCGGCTGGAAAGATTTTGCTGAAGCAAACGGCTTAAAGACTGGCGACTCCTTCACTCTCAAGTTGATTTGGGAAGATACAACTCCTGTGCTCAGCTTGTGCCCTGAGGAATGTAGCTTTGACAGAGGACAAGGAGGATGTTCAGAAACAAACCAGAAAAAGTCTCCTCCTCCAATAGAACGTAGCAGCTGTGGGAAAGTCATCAAGGAGAGAAACAACAGAGAGAACGATAGTAAAGAGCAGACCAGGTcaatggaaaaagaaaagaatcatGTGAGAGGGAGAGATTCAACTTCATCAAGCAAAAAACAATTCGTGATATTAAAGATTACACCTTCCTGTTTCATACAGTGTAGACTG GGTCTTCCAGCACAATTTGCGAGAGAGAATAGCATGAACAAGCTCAGAATGATATATCTGTTGGGTAGAGATGGTAGAAAGTGGCTGTCAAAAGTTCAACAGGACAAAAAAGGAAGAGTGAGTTTGGGAAATGGTTGGAGAGATTTTGCTGAAGCAAACAACCTTAAGTCAGGCGATTCCTTTACTATGGAGTTAATATGGGAAGAGGAAACTCGTATGCTCAGATTGTCAGGTGCAGAGTCTAGCAGTTCAAAAGCATATGTTTCCACAGAACCTGGAAGCAGTAGTGATTCATCCTCAGCAATCCAAAATCGATCGGTCACATTAACACTCACACCGGAAGAGGTTAGAGCATGTAAGCTG CATCTTCCCAGTGAATTCATGAAGGCTAATGGTATAAACAGACTTGGGAAGATAACTCTTTTGGGTGAAAACAAAAGGGAATGGTCTGCGTATCTGTTGACAAGAGATGGAACTGTTGCTTTGGGAATTGGTTGGGATGAGTTTTGTGAAGCTAATGGCGTAAGTTCAGGAGAATCTTTCACTTTAGAGTTCAGTAAAGAACGAAACAAAACAACTCCTGTACTTAAGTTTTGTTCTCTGGAAACTAACAAAAAGGTAGGAAAATGttaa
- the LOC108806249 gene encoding serine/arginine-rich splicing factor RSZ22A, translating into MSRVYVGNLDPRVTERELEDEFRVYGVIKSVWVARRPPGYAFLDFEDSRDARDAIRDLDGKNGWRVEQSHNRGGGGGGRGGGGGRDGGRGRGGSDLKCYECGESGHFARECRSRGGGGSRRGRSPSPRGRSRSRSPPRYRKSPTYGGRRSYSPRARSPPPPRRRSPSPRGRNYSRSPPPYRARDEVPYTNGNGLKDVRRSRS; encoded by the exons ATGTCGCGTGTGTACGTTGGTAATTTGGACCCGCGAGTTACAGAGCGTGAACTCGAGGATGAGTTTCGTGTCTATGGAGTCATCAAGAG TGTTTGGGTTGCAAGACGACCACCTGGTTACGCTTTTCTTGATTTCGAAGACTCAAGGGATGCCCGCGACGCCATCCGTGACTTAGATG gCAAGAATGGATGGAGAGTAGAGCAGTCTCATAACCgtggcggtggtggtggaggccgtggtggtggtggaggccGTGATGGCGGTCGTGGCCGTGGTGGTTCTGATTTGAAGTGCTATGAGTGTGGAGAGTCTGGTCACTTTGCGCGTGAATGCCGCTctcgtggtggtggtggctctAGGAGGGGTCGCAGTCCTTCTCCTCGTGGTCGCAGCCGTAGTCGCAGTCCTCCAAGATACAGAAAGAGCCCTACCTATGGAGGGCGCAG GAGTTACAGCCCTCGTGCAAGATCTCCCCCTCCTCCAAGACGTCGCAGTCCTTCTCCTCGTGGTCGCAACTACAGTAGGTCACCTCCACCTTACAGAGCACGTGACGAGGTCCCGTATACTAATGG AAATGGTCTGAAAGATGTGCGTAGAAGCCGCAGCTGA
- the LOC108810643 gene encoding galactinol synthase 10 isoform X1, which produces MAPSEMNVERMGEDDMVATPNDGKMAYVTFLAGNQDYWMGVVGLAKGLRKVNSVYPLVVAILPDVPEEHRQILVAQGCIVREIEPVVPPENQAGYAMAYYVINYSKLRIWEFVEYEKMIYLDGDIQVFDNIDHLFDSPSGYLYAVRDCFCEGSWSKTPQYEIGYCQQSPEKVRWPVETYGPPPPMYFNAGMLVFEPNLLTYKDILEVVKVTTPTSFAEQDFLNMYFKDIYKPIPTTYNLVMAMLWRHPEHVDLDQIKVVHYCAKGSKPWRFTGAEEHMDREDIKMLVKKWWQIYDDSSLDYKNFVETELKLNPIITTLASKEPVGDCLTSLAPSAA; this is translated from the exons ATGGCGCCATCAGAGATGAATGTGGAGAGAATGGGAGAAGATGATATGGTGGCTACCCCAAACGATGGGAAAATGGCATACGTCACCTTTTTAGCCGGAAACCAAGACTATTGGATGGGTGTAGTTGGTCTAGCCAAAGGACTCCGTAAAGTGAACTCGGTTTATCCTCTCGTGGTGGCGATTCTTCCAGATGTGCCAGAAGAGCATCGTCAAATCTTGGTTGCTCAGGGTTGCATTGTCCGCGAGATCGAGCCAGTTGTTCCGCCAGAAAACCAAGCCGGTTATGCTATGGCTTATTACGTCATCAATTACTCTAAGCTTCGTATATGGGAG TTTGTGGAGTATGAAAAGATGATATATCTAGATGGAGACATACAAGTGTTTGATAACATTGATCATCTTTTTGATTCTCCTTCTGGCTACTTGTATGCCGTTAGAGACTGCTTTTGTGAGGGTAGTTGGTCCAAAACACCTCAATATGAAATTGGTTACTGCCAACAGTCACCAGAAAAGGTGAGATGGCCAGTGGAGACTTATGGTCCTCCCCCGCCAATGTACTTCAATGCTGGTATGTTGGTCTTTGAGCCAAACCTTCTCACTTACAAGGATATCCTTGAAGTTGTTAAAGTCACTACTCCAACTTCTTTTGCTGAACAG GACTTTCTGAATATGTACTTTAAAGACATTTACAAGCCAATTCCCACCACCTACAACCTCGTAATGGCTATGCTTTGGCGTCATCCTGAACATGTTGACCTTGATCAAATCAAAGTTGTTCATTACTGCGCCAAa gGCTCAAAGCCTTGGAGATTCACTGGAGCTGAAGAGCATATGGATCGAGAAGATATCAAAATGTTGGTGAAAAAATGGTGGCAAATTTATGATGATTCGAGTTTGGATTACAAGAACTTTGTTGAGACTGAGTTAAAGCTTAACCCGATCATCACAACCCTAGCTTCCAAGGAACCAGTCGGTGATTGCCTTACCAGCCTTGCTCCCTCAGCCGCATAA
- the LOC108810643 gene encoding galactinol synthase 10 isoform X3: MAPSEMNVERMGEDDMVATPNDGKMAYVTFLAGNQDYWMGVVGLAKGLRKVNSVYPLVVAILPDVPEEHRQILVAQGCIVREIEPVVPPENQAGYAMAYYVINYSKLRIWEFVEYEKMIYLDGDIQVFDNIDHLFDSPSGYLYAVRDCFCEGSWSKTPQYEIGYCQQSPEKVRWPVETYGPPPPMYFNAGMLVFEPNLLTYKDILEVVKVTTPTSFAEQVRHLQANSHHLQPRNGYALASS; the protein is encoded by the exons ATGGCGCCATCAGAGATGAATGTGGAGAGAATGGGAGAAGATGATATGGTGGCTACCCCAAACGATGGGAAAATGGCATACGTCACCTTTTTAGCCGGAAACCAAGACTATTGGATGGGTGTAGTTGGTCTAGCCAAAGGACTCCGTAAAGTGAACTCGGTTTATCCTCTCGTGGTGGCGATTCTTCCAGATGTGCCAGAAGAGCATCGTCAAATCTTGGTTGCTCAGGGTTGCATTGTCCGCGAGATCGAGCCAGTTGTTCCGCCAGAAAACCAAGCCGGTTATGCTATGGCTTATTACGTCATCAATTACTCTAAGCTTCGTATATGGGAG TTTGTGGAGTATGAAAAGATGATATATCTAGATGGAGACATACAAGTGTTTGATAACATTGATCATCTTTTTGATTCTCCTTCTGGCTACTTGTATGCCGTTAGAGACTGCTTTTGTGAGGGTAGTTGGTCCAAAACACCTCAATATGAAATTGGTTACTGCCAACAGTCACCAGAAAAGGTGAGATGGCCAGTGGAGACTTATGGTCCTCCCCCGCCAATGTACTTCAATGCTGGTATGTTGGTCTTTGAGCCAAACCTTCTCACTTACAAGGATATCCTTGAAGTTGTTAAAGTCACTACTCCAACTTCTTTTGCTGAACAGGTCag ACATTTACAAGCCAATTCCCACCACCTACAACCTCGTAATGGCTATGCTTTGGCGTCATCCTGA